From Methanobacterium sp., a single genomic window includes:
- a CDS encoding DUF120 domain-containing protein, whose translation MEIKGIVVSGQGKGAYFMSRSFYKDQFEKKLNFTPFPGTLNIRISESEIQKIHQIKKDKMEKIKGEGNFGDVLLIKAVLNNDICGAVVFPKKTTHGENILEFITSIKVKESLEIKNGHKVKLNLEY comes from the coding sequence ATGGAAATTAAAGGAATTGTAGTATCAGGACAGGGAAAAGGTGCTTATTTCATGTCCAGATCATTTTATAAGGATCAGTTTGAAAAGAAACTTAATTTTACTCCCTTTCCAGGTACCTTAAATATCAGGATATCTGAAAGTGAAATCCAGAAGATCCACCAGATTAAAAAGGATAAAATGGAAAAAATTAAAGGTGAAGGGAATTTTGGGGATGTTCTACTTATAAAAGCTGTTTTAAACAATGATATATGTGGTGCAGTAGTGTTTCCAAAAAAAACCACACATGGAGAAAATATTCTTGAATTTATAACTTCAATTAAGGTTAAAGAGTCTTTAGAAATTAAAAATGGGCATAAAGTTAAATTAAACCTCGAATATTAA
- the tfrA gene encoding fumarate reductase (CoM/CoB) subunit TfrA, whose translation MESEIYKTDVLVIGSGGAGCRAAIEASKHNLSVLIVSKGLSFKSGCTTLAEGGYNAAFGAVDCADSPESHFEDTLKGGAYLNDPKLVKILVEEAPQRLIELESYGALFDRQESGEINQRPFGGQTFRRTCFQGDRTGHEMMMALKEEVIKREIETLDEVMITSLIMDESGESVIGATGISLPDSKFIVFKAKSVVMACGGAGWLYPVTSNTLQKTGDGYSLAYDAGADLLDMEQVQFHPTGMVFPQSRKGVLVTEAVRGEGGKLINASGERFMKNYDPRGELATRDIVSRAIYNEIREGRGTLVGGVYLDVSHLDDEVIEEKLETMLLQFQDVGVDIRKEPMEVAPTAHHFMGGVRINEHGETTVRNLFAAGEVTGGVHGANRLGGNALADTQVFGKRAGESAAKNALKVELSSNDAFVEAEKERISSLFKGGDVYPFEIKKELEELMWKNVAIIRNEEGLRYALNRINELKGMLKDMKVPDVVSYNNDLLDALEVIKMLDVAELVTKSALFRRESRGAHYREDFPETDDNWKRSIVFNKSGRLRFIKR comes from the coding sequence ATGGAAAGTGAAATTTACAAAACAGATGTCCTGGTAATAGGCTCTGGCGGAGCAGGATGTAGGGCAGCAATAGAGGCTTCTAAACATAATTTAAGCGTTTTAATAGTATCAAAAGGTTTATCATTTAAATCAGGTTGCACAACACTGGCTGAAGGAGGATATAATGCAGCTTTTGGGGCAGTGGATTGTGCAGATAGTCCGGAATCTCATTTTGAAGACACGCTTAAAGGCGGAGCTTATCTAAACGATCCTAAACTCGTAAAAATCCTGGTTGAAGAAGCACCACAAAGACTTATTGAACTTGAAAGCTATGGTGCTCTTTTTGACAGGCAGGAATCTGGAGAAATTAACCAGAGGCCATTCGGAGGCCAGACATTCAGGCGTACATGTTTTCAGGGTGATAGAACAGGTCATGAAATGATGATGGCCCTTAAAGAAGAGGTTATCAAAAGAGAAATCGAAACCTTAGACGAAGTAATGATAACATCACTCATCATGGATGAATCTGGAGAATCTGTGATAGGTGCAACAGGAATTTCACTTCCAGATTCAAAATTCATAGTTTTTAAAGCTAAATCTGTGGTTATGGCATGTGGAGGAGCAGGATGGCTTTATCCTGTAACTTCAAATACCTTGCAGAAGACTGGAGATGGATATTCACTCGCTTATGATGCTGGTGCAGACCTGCTGGACATGGAACAAGTTCAATTCCACCCAACAGGAATGGTTTTCCCGCAATCAAGAAAAGGAGTCCTTGTAACAGAAGCTGTGCGTGGAGAGGGTGGAAAGCTCATAAATGCCAGTGGCGAGAGGTTCATGAAAAATTACGACCCGCGGGGGGAGCTTGCAACAAGAGATATAGTTTCAAGGGCCATATACAACGAGATTAGAGAGGGGAGAGGTACTTTAGTAGGGGGGGTCTATCTGGATGTAAGTCATCTGGATGATGAAGTAATTGAAGAAAAGCTTGAGACCATGCTTTTACAGTTCCAGGACGTGGGTGTGGACATTAGAAAAGAGCCAATGGAAGTGGCACCAACTGCGCACCACTTCATGGGTGGTGTAAGGATAAATGAACATGGTGAAACCACAGTTAGAAATTTATTTGCAGCAGGTGAGGTAACTGGTGGAGTTCACGGTGCAAACAGGCTTGGTGGTAATGCACTTGCAGATACACAGGTTTTTGGAAAAAGAGCTGGTGAAAGTGCTGCAAAAAATGCTCTTAAAGTTGAATTAAGCTCAAATGATGCATTTGTGGAAGCAGAAAAAGAACGAATCTCCAGTCTGTTTAAAGGTGGAGATGTTTATCCCTTTGAGATTAAAAAAGAGCTTGAAGAGCTAATGTGGAAAAATGTGGCCATAATTAGAAATGAAGAAGGTTTAAGATATGCTTTAAACAGAATAAATGAACTTAAAGGAATGCTAAAGGATATGAAAGTGCCAGATGTTGTAAGTTACAATAATGACCTTCTTGATGCGCTTGAGGTAATAAAGATGCTTGATGTGGCAGAACTTGTTACAAAATCGGCACTTTTCCGTCGTGAAAGCAGGGGGGCACATTACAGGGAAGATTTCCCTGAAACTGATGATAACTGGAAAAGAAGTATTGTTTTTAATAAGAGTGGGAGATTAAGGTTTATTAAGAGGTAA
- the sepS gene encoding O-phosphoserine--tRNA ligase: MDKKKIIKLAKKDFEGAWMMTSQTIKKPHHDDEYPRVRVETGKSHVLYDTVAQLRQAYLNLGFKETVNPVFIEEDHIYRQFGPEAPAVLDRCFYIAGLPRPDIGIGMDKIEKIKNLGVSLDDDRIEGLKEVFREYKKGDVSGDDLVLEVSQALEVEDHMGLRVLEKVFPEIRELKPVPAKTTLRSHMTSGWFITLKAVNNKRKLPVKMFSIDRCFRREQREDASHLTTYHSASCVVMDDEVSLDLGKAITESLLEYFGFEKFKFTPDEKKSKYYVEGTQTEVYGYHSRLKEWVEVATFGLYSPIALAKYGIEKDVLNIGVGVERIAMLLYNQTDVREMVYPETYGKWTLSDRDMASVLRINYYPATDEGKELMDHIIDTFKENGNEPSPCEFTAFEGEFLGKEIIVKVLEPEEGTKLLGPAAWNKVYINNGDIIGVPIKDITDEKALEALDKGISTEISYMDGIAADAAYKIEEMIVSGKDEVIVRVPISRSLSDINLKLEEVALNYITSNNKAIDLRGPVFCTITCKLKD; encoded by the coding sequence TTGGATAAAAAGAAAATTATAAAGCTTGCAAAAAAGGATTTTGAAGGAGCATGGATGATGACCTCCCAAACCATAAAAAAGCCCCATCATGATGACGAATATCCTCGAGTGAGAGTTGAAACCGGTAAAAGCCACGTGCTGTATGATACAGTGGCACAGTTAAGGCAGGCATATTTAAATTTAGGTTTTAAAGAGACAGTGAACCCCGTTTTTATTGAAGAAGACCATATCTACAGGCAGTTCGGCCCTGAAGCGCCGGCCGTCCTTGACAGGTGTTTTTACATTGCAGGACTTCCAAGACCAGACATTGGAATTGGAATGGATAAAATAGAAAAAATAAAAAATCTGGGTGTTTCTTTAGATGATGATAGGATTGAAGGTTTAAAAGAAGTCTTTAGAGAATACAAAAAGGGAGATGTAAGTGGAGATGATCTGGTTTTAGAAGTTTCACAGGCCCTTGAAGTTGAAGACCATATGGGGCTTCGTGTTCTGGAAAAAGTCTTTCCAGAAATCCGTGAATTAAAACCAGTTCCTGCAAAAACCACTTTACGATCTCATATGACTTCAGGGTGGTTTATAACCCTTAAAGCAGTTAACAACAAAAGAAAACTTCCAGTTAAAATGTTTTCCATTGACAGATGCTTTAGAAGAGAACAGCGTGAGGATGCAAGTCATTTAACGACTTACCATTCTGCATCATGCGTAGTAATGGACGATGAAGTATCGCTTGACCTTGGTAAGGCTATTACTGAAAGTTTACTGGAATACTTCGGCTTTGAAAAGTTTAAATTCACTCCTGATGAGAAAAAGTCCAAATATTATGTTGAAGGGACCCAGACAGAGGTTTATGGTTATCATTCCCGGCTTAAGGAATGGGTTGAAGTGGCTACATTTGGATTGTATTCACCAATCGCCCTTGCAAAATACGGTATTGAAAAAGATGTTTTAAACATTGGAGTAGGTGTTGAAAGAATTGCCATGCTGCTTTACAATCAAACAGATGTAAGAGAAATGGTTTATCCTGAAACATATGGTAAATGGACTCTTTCAGATAGAGATATGGCTTCAGTGCTTAGAATTAATTATTACCCTGCAACAGATGAAGGAAAAGAACTAATGGATCATATAATTGATACCTTTAAAGAAAATGGTAATGAGCCTTCTCCATGTGAATTTACAGCGTTTGAAGGGGAATTTTTAGGTAAAGAGATAATTGTCAAAGTTTTAGAGCCTGAAGAAGGTACAAAGCTTTTAGGTCCTGCTGCCTGGAATAAAGTTTATATTAACAATGGAGATATAATTGGAGTCCCTATTAAAGATATTACTGATGAAAAAGCCCTTGAAGCACTGGATAAAGGAATATCAACAGAAATCAGCTATATGGATGGCATTGCAGCAGATGCAGCTTATAAAATTGAAGAAATGATTGTAAGCGGTAAAGATGAAGTTATTGTAAGAGTGCCAATTTCAAGATCTCTTTCTGACATAAATTTAAAACTTGAGGAAGTTGCATTAAACTACATAACCAGTAATAATAAAGCGATTGATTTAAGAGGCCCTGTATTTTGTACAATAACATGCAAACTTAAAGATTGA
- the ribB gene encoding 3,4-dihydroxy-2-butanone-4-phosphate synthase: MIKDALKAFKDGEIILVFDSDNRERETDMIIAAEFIKPQHISRMRNDAGGLICTAVSHEEARKLRLPFMTDVMDAAQYRYPLLAELSPNDIPYDERSAFSLTINHRETFTGITDNDRALTIKELAMLCKNEDHNNFGKHFRAPGHVTILRGSKGLLTRRQGHTEMSVALTEMTGLTPAAVCCEMMDDNTGNSLPTSEVEKYAEKEGLLFLSGEEVIKAYKDFKG; encoded by the coding sequence ATGATAAAGGACGCATTGAAAGCATTTAAAGACGGTGAGATCATTTTGGTATTTGACAGTGATAATAGGGAAAGAGAAACCGATATGATTATCGCAGCAGAATTTATTAAGCCGCAGCACATTTCAAGAATGAGAAATGATGCCGGGGGGCTGATATGTACCGCTGTATCTCACGAAGAAGCCAGAAAACTGAGATTACCCTTCATGACTGATGTAATGGATGCAGCACAGTACCGATATCCCTTATTAGCCGAACTTTCACCAAATGATATCCCCTACGATGAAAGATCAGCCTTTTCACTGACCATAAACCACAGAGAAACATTTACTGGAATAACAGATAATGACAGAGCTTTGACCATAAAAGAACTTGCAATGCTCTGTAAAAATGAAGATCACAACAACTTTGGAAAACACTTCAGAGCTCCAGGACATGTAACAATCCTTAGAGGTTCAAAAGGACTTTTAACCAGGCGTCAGGGCCATACTGAAATGAGTGTCGCACTTACTGAGATGACAGGGCTAACTCCTGCCGCTGTTTGCTGTGAAATGATGGATGACAACACCGGGAATTCACTGCCAACATCTGAAGTTGAAAAATACGCTGAAAAAGAAGGGCTACTGTTTTTAAGTGGGGAAGAAGTAATAAAAGCTTATAAAGACTTTAAAGGTTGA
- a CDS encoding AAA family ATPase produces MKKIGLLYVKGSLPVFENFGELPTHIVKENGLVNGQKAHKALDGLIIPGGSIIESQSVQNTLKSEIRKMEKEGKFIFGMCSGFQLLANKTDIGRRSPCPIEREGLGILDVTFRPMIGTDQVEAEILDSSFLTQGMVGKTVTGFHCHTYGLIEGNAPQLFLSTVKRTDYHDNPREILSGVRNDDGNVVGTMVHGCLDENHSLVENIIDFIDASEVDVLNIKNKNRELISKIRTEIGIDTNIYVKHANTTERTPKALMIASTGSDSGKTFLTTGMAGVLRKMGYRVAVLKVGPDIRDIVPSLYLNKENMEKFSSIRIGGLGWMDLEEVITDPGDYDIVLIEGVMSAFTGTLNEKIPFSTAEIAKAANIPVIMITSCSKGGIETAAVDIVGHIEVLNKLGVKTCGVILNRVYDRSISKIASSFIKRRTDVDVIGEIPKVKMTERGNTPEVEIKLEEFCLNAMKTVEEHLNIPEIFKMAKIPQFVGYMSYEDIKDKF; encoded by the coding sequence ATGAAAAAAATAGGTCTTCTTTATGTAAAAGGTTCTCTTCCAGTTTTTGAAAACTTTGGGGAGCTACCAACTCATATTGTAAAAGAAAATGGTTTGGTCAACGGCCAAAAGGCACATAAAGCTTTAGATGGATTAATTATTCCTGGCGGAAGCATAATTGAGTCTCAGAGTGTTCAAAATACTTTAAAGTCTGAAATTCGAAAAATGGAAAAGGAAGGTAAGTTCATTTTTGGAATGTGCTCTGGGTTTCAGCTTCTTGCAAATAAAACAGATATAGGGAGGCGTTCGCCATGTCCAATTGAAAGAGAAGGACTTGGAATTTTAGATGTAACCTTCAGGCCAATGATTGGAACAGACCAGGTGGAAGCAGAAATCCTTGACAGCTCTTTTTTAACCCAAGGAATGGTTGGTAAGACAGTCACTGGATTTCACTGCCACACTTACGGTTTAATTGAAGGAAATGCCCCACAACTGTTTTTAAGCACTGTTAAAAGAACTGATTATCATGATAACCCTCGAGAGATACTGTCTGGAGTTAGAAACGATGATGGAAATGTTGTAGGGACTATGGTCCACGGGTGCCTGGATGAAAACCATTCACTTGTAGAAAATATTATAGATTTTATAGATGCTTCTGAAGTTGATGTTTTGAATATTAAAAACAAAAACAGGGAGCTGATTTCTAAAATCAGGACTGAAATTGGTATAGATACAAATATCTATGTAAAACATGCTAATACAACAGAGAGAACTCCAAAAGCATTGATGATTGCAAGCACTGGTTCTGATTCTGGAAAAACATTTCTAACAACAGGCATGGCTGGGGTTTTAAGGAAAATGGGATACAGAGTCGCTGTATTAAAAGTAGGACCAGATATCAGAGATATAGTACCTTCTCTTTACCTTAATAAAGAAAATATGGAAAAATTTTCCTCAATTAGAATTGGGGGACTTGGATGGATGGATCTGGAGGAAGTAATTACAGATCCTGGAGACTACGACATTGTACTTATAGAGGGGGTTATGAGCGCATTTACAGGCACTTTAAACGAAAAAATACCATTTTCAACAGCTGAAATTGCAAAGGCAGCTAATATTCCAGTGATTATGATTACTTCGTGCAGTAAAGGAGGAATAGAAACAGCTGCAGTTGATATTGTGGGCCATATCGAAGTTCTGAACAAACTTGGGGTTAAAACATGTGGCGTGATACTTAACAGGGTTTATGATAGGTCAATTTCAAAAATAGCCTCATCATTCATAAAAAGAAGGACAGATGTAGATGTTATTGGGGAAATTCCCAAAGTCAAAATGACAGAAAGAGGAAACACCCCGGAAGTTGAAATTAAACTGGAGGAATTCTGTTTAAATGCCATGAAAACAGTTGAAGAACATCTGAATATCCCTGAAATATTTAAAATGGCTAAAATACCCCAGTTTGTAGGTTACATGTCTTATGAGGATATTAAAGATAAGTTTTAA
- a CDS encoding endonuclease V translates to MCSCNLTQYLSNIQNNLSKEIIKEDKFEDIKKVAGVDISFLRDNYAIAAAVVIDYNTLEVLEEKTLKVEIQFPYIAGFLGFREADAMVSVLKTLKNSYDVLMVNGHGIMHPRGFGLASHVGLLMDTPAIGVAKRLAPGKYKFKYENVIKYVLSGNETVGAYIKDKYVSIGHKISLKTAVDAVLKASVFKMPEPIRKAHILATKAMKELDKRNQ, encoded by the coding sequence ATGTGCTCCTGTAATTTAACCCAATATCTTTCAAATATCCAAAATAATCTCTCAAAGGAAATAATAAAAGAAGATAAATTTGAAGATATTAAAAAAGTTGCAGGAGTCGATATATCATTTTTAAGGGATAATTATGCCATTGCAGCAGCTGTAGTGATTGATTATAACACGCTTGAAGTATTAGAAGAAAAAACTTTAAAAGTTGAAATTCAGTTTCCATATATTGCAGGTTTTTTAGGTTTTAGAGAAGCCGATGCAATGGTTTCAGTTCTAAAAACACTGAAAAATAGTTACGACGTGTTAATGGTCAATGGCCATGGTATCATGCATCCACGGGGCTTTGGCCTTGCCTCCCATGTTGGACTGCTTATGGATACACCTGCAATTGGAGTTGCAAAAAGATTAGCGCCTGGAAAATATAAATTTAAATATGAAAACGTCATAAAATATGTTCTGTCAGGAAATGAAACCGTAGGTGCATACATTAAAGATAAGTACGTGAGTATAGGTCATAAAATTTCTCTTAAAACTGCAGTTGATGCTGTATTAAAAGCTTCTGTATTTAAGATGCCTGAACCAATCAGAAAGGCGCATATTCTGGCCACAAAGGCTATGAAAGAGCTGGACAAACGTAACCAATAA